The Miltoncostaea marina DNA window AGCCAGTCGCCGTAGCCGGTGTCCTGGTGGAGCACCGGCCTGCCGGCGGCCAGGAAGCACGCGCTGCGATCGCTGAACCACCCCGACCTGCTGGCCACGTAGGCGTGCTTCGCCACGCCGATGTCGCCGCGCGAGCCCGCGATGAAGGCGGCGTACGCCTCGGGGGTCGCCGTCACCTTCAGCGGGTTGACCAGCCGCCAGCCGGCGCGCCCGAGCGCCTCGCGCGGGACGGCGCCGCCGCCGGCCGCGAGCACGTACTCGCCGCCGCGCCGCGACGGCAGCGCGGCGACGCGGCCGAACTCGCGGTCCTTGTGGCCGTACGACCTGCCGGCGTGGCGCACCTCGCCCCCGGCGGCCCAGTGCATGAGCGCGACGAAGGGGGCGCCGGGGGGCGGCGGGGCGCACCGCCAGGCCGACGTCGCCACGACGGGGCGCGTCGGAATCCAGGAGCGGCCCGCGTCGGGCACCGTGCAGTCGGCGGCGCCGATCCGCGCCGCGAAGGTGAAGAGGGTGTCGTAGTGGCGGGGCGCGTCGGCGCGACTGCCCGCGCCGGCGGCGAGCGCGGTCTGGGTGAACATCGGGTCGCCGTCGATGAAGAGCCGCCGCGGGCAGCGCTCCAGCTCGTCGAACCACGTGGGGTCGACGACGGTGAGCACGAACTCGGCCTCGCCGAGCGCCGCCAGCAGGCGTTCCCAGCCCGCCCCGTGGCACGCGCCGTCCCGGTCGATGAAGCTCCACCGGCCGGCGAAGCCGAAGCGCTCGGCGACCGCCGACAGGTAGCGCACGGCGGCGTCCGGCCGGTCCGTCATCGCGTCCGAGGCCGGGTCGTAGGTCTCGAGGGGGCGGTTCTGGCGCTCGACGTAGTGCACGCGGTAGCCCAGCTCGCGCAGCCCGAGGACGTAGTGCACGTAGTGCATCGTGAGGCCGCCGTACGGCAGCTTGCCGATGCCACCGACGCAGACGGCGAGCGGGGCGCTCATGCGCCGACCGCCTCGAGCAGCGGCGCGAGCGCCCGGTCGGGCGCGAGGAACTCGCGGGCGATCTCGCGGGCCGCGGCCGAGTGGCGGCCGTAGTCGGCCTCGATCCGCTCGATGGCCGCTGCGGCCTCCTCGGCGTCGCGGACGGCGAACAGGCCCTCGCCGCACGGCAGGTGGGCCGAGATGCCGGTGTCCTGCACGACGACCGGCCGGCCGGCCGCCAGGTAGGCCGCGCTGCGGTCCCCGAACCACCCGCTGGCGGTCGCCACGAACACCTGCTTGGCCACGCTGAACTCCCCGCGCGAGGCGCGCACGAACGCGCGGTAGGCGTCGTAGGACGCGGTCACGGCGTGGGCCTCCCGGATCGCCCAGCCGCACGCGCGCAGCCGCGCGCGCGGCACCTCCCGCCCCGCCACGGCCAGCTCGAAGCGGGCGCCGCGGGCGACCCGGGGCAGCGCGGCGAACCGCTCGAACTCGGCGTCCTTCTGGCCGAAGACGGCGCCGTCGTACTCGAGCGCCTCGTGCGCGCGCCAGTTCATCACCGTCGTGTAGGGCGCCTCCGGGTCCGGGGGCAGCGGCGCGAACTGGTCCAGCAGCACGGGGTAGCGGACATGGCGCCACGGCAGGCCCAGCGTCGGGACGGAGCTCGCCGGCGTGCCCACCCCCTGGCCCACCGTGAAGTAGGCGTCGTAGCGCGGGGTCGCCTCGCCGCCCCGCCGGCGCAGGTCCCAGCGCATCTGCGTCCATCCCGGCTCGCCGTCGATCAGCGCGGTGACGGCGCGCCCGCCGACGTCGCCGAGCCAGAGCCCGTGCGTGCCCGCGTCGATGAAGGCGTCGCAGGTGCGCAGGGCCTCGCGCAGCCCCGCCCGCGACATGCCGTGCGCGCGGCCGGCCGCGTCGACGAAGCACCAGCGCCCCTCGAGGCCGAACCTCGCGAGCAGCGTCGCGACGACCGCGGTGCCGCGCGTGCAGTCGTCGGTCATCTCGCGGCGCACGGGGTCGAAGCAGGACGACGCCCAGCCGCTCCGCTCCGCCACCACCACGTCGTGGCCCAGGCGGCGCAGCCCGGCGACGAGCTGCAGCGACATCGACAGCATGCCGCCGAGCGGGTAGCGGACCATGTAGACGCCGACGACGATCCGCGCCACGTCAGCCGCCCCCGCCCGCGAGCTCGTCGGCCACGGCCGCCCGCACCGGCGCGAGGGCGCGGCGGGCGCGCGCCGCCGTGGCCGCGGCGGCGCGCGCCGCCTCGGGCCGCAGGCACCAGCCGAGCGCCTCGCGCAGCGCCGCGGGCGTGGCGGCGTCGACCGGGAGGGCGTGCGGCCAGCCGAGCGCCTGCGCCTGCCGCAGCACCTTGGCGCCGCCCCGCACCGGATCGACGGCGACGGCGGGCACCCCGTGCTTGAGCGCCAGCACCAGCCCGTGGAGCCGGGTGGTCACGACCACGTCGACCCGCGCGATCAGCGCCTCGACCTGCGCCGGCGTGGAGAGGCCGGTCGCGTTGCGGTCGAGCCGCGTGTCGATCGGGACGACGGCCAGCCCCGCGTCGGCGAGCAGCGCGTCCACGAGCGCGTCCGCCTCGGCGTGGGCGGCACGGTCGCCGTACTCGTCCTGGCGGTGCACGAGCACGCGGCCGGCGACGGGCGCGGGCGGCGCCTCCGACAGCAGGGACAGGTCCGGGCGTGCCGTGCGCGAGCTGTCGCGCTCGAGCAGCAGGTCGAAGGGGTTCCAGCGCTCCAGCGGGTCGAGCATCGAGACGTCGAGGCCGACCATGCGGCGCCCGGCGAACCGCGGCAGGAACTCGGTCAGCGGCCAGCCGTCGCCGCACGGCCCGCACACGAAGACCACCCGGTCGTAGGCGCCGGGGTCGACCGCGCGCCAGTCGACGCCGCCCGCGAACGGCGGGTCGAGGGCGACGTCGTGGGGCACGCCCGCCTCGCGCAGCCACCCGCACACGACGTCGCGCGCCAGCAGGTCGCCCGCGGTGGCGCCCATCCCCGCGAACGAGAACCATCCGGCGACGAGCGTCCTCACGCGCCCGCCCCCACGGGGGCCCGGGGTCCCGTGCCGAGCGCGTCCTCGACCAGCGCGCCGAGCACGCGCCCGGCGTCGAACCACTCCGCGGCGATTTCGCGGGCCGCGCGCGCGTGGCGGGCGGGGTCGGCGACGACCGCCTCGATCGCCGCCAGGGCGCCGTCCGCGGAGTCGAAGGCGAGCACGCCGAGCCCGGCGGGGGGCGACGGCGCGAAGCCGGTGTCCTGCACAACGACCGGGCGGCCGCAGGCGAGGTAGCACGCGCTGCGGCAGCTGAACCAGCCCGACCGGCCGGTGACGTAGCCGCCCTTCGCGACGCTCAGCTCGGCCCGCGACGAGCGGATGTACGCCCGGTAGGCCTCGGGCGTGCCGCAGGCGGCGAAGGCGTCGCGCACCCGCCAGCCCGCCGCGGCGAGCACCTCGGCCGGGGTCCCCGCCGCGCTCGCGCCGTCCCCCGGCGACTCCCAGCCGGCGTGGCGCAGCGACCCGAGGGCGATCTCGAGCGGCACGGGCGAGCGCGCCGGCAGCGTCAGCAGCCGGCGCAGCTCGACGTCCTTCTGGCCCAGCACGCGCCCGCGCGCCTCGACCGGCGGGTAGCTCGTCCAGCTCATCACGGTCGTGAGGGCGTCGCCGGCCGCCGCCGCGGGCGGCCAGTCGGCGAGGACCACCGGCTGGCGCGTCGGCAGCCAGCGGTGGCCCGTCGCGAACGGGCCGTCGGCCACCCGCGAGCCGAAGCTGAACGTGACGTCGTGCGCGTCCACCCGGCGCGCGAATGCGCCCGCCGGATCCTCGATGATCCGCGCCTGCGTGAACACCGGGTCGGAGTCGATGTACGCGAGCCGGGGGATGCCGCGGTAGCGGCCGGGGTCCTCGAGCGTGCCGGAGACGTTCACCAGGAGGTCGGCCGACCGCAGGATCTCCGCGCGCCGGCGGTCCGGGACCCCGTACCAGCGGCCCTCGAGCGGCGAGCGGTACATCCAGCGGCCGCCGAGGCCGGCGCGCTCCATCACGGCGGCGAGGTGGCGCACGTTGGCGTGCCCGTCGGCCACCCAGCTGGCGGGGTCCGCGCCGCCGTCGAGCCGGTACGGCCACTCGCCCGAGTCCTCGAGGTACCAGACGTCGTGGCCCAGCCGCGCGAGCCCCGCCGGGTACTGCACGTAGTCCCAGGCGACGCCGCCGAGGCGGGGGTGCTGCGCGATCAGGCCGGTCACGACCACGCGCAGCCGGGACGCGGTCCGGGTCATCGGCGCGACCGCGCGGCGGCGCGCGACCCGCGGACCCCGGCCGGCGCGTCGGTCGACACCACCCGTCCCTCGGCGAGCTGCAGGTAGGCGTCGCAGCGCGCGAGCGTCGAGAGCCGGTGGGCGATCATCACGACGGTGCGGCCCTCCATGAGCCGCTCCATCGCGTCGATCATCATCGCCTCGGTCGCGACGTCGACCGCGCTCGTCGGCTCGTCGAGGATGAGGATCGGGGCGTCGGTCAGGAAGGCCCGGGCCAGCGAGATGCGCTGGCGCTCGCCCCCCGACAGGGTCATGCCGCGCTCGCCCACCAGGGTGTCGTAGCCGTCGGGCAGCGCCTCGACGACGTCGTGGACGCCCGCCGCGCGCGCGGCGGCGGCGATCTCGTCCAGCCGCGCGCCGGGCCGCCCGTACGCGATGTTCTCCGCGATCGTCGTGGAGAACAGCACCGGCTCCTGCAGGACGACGGCGAACTGGCTGCGCAGGTCGGCGACCCGCAGGTCGCGGATGTCCCGGCCGTCGAGCAGCACGCGGCCGGCGCCCGGGTCGTGGAAGCGCATCATGAGCCCGACGAGGGTCGTCTTGCCGGAGCCCGTGCGGCCGGCGATGCCGAGGCGCGTGCCGGGCGGGATCGCGAACGAGATGTCGTGCAGCACCGGGCGCGCCGGGTCGTAGCCGAAGGTGACGCCCTCGAAGGTGATCGCGCCCTCGGCGCGCCGCGCGGGCCGCGGGTACCGGGGGTCGGCGACGTCCGGCTCCTGGTCGAGCACGAACAGCGCCCGCTCGGCGCTGGCGAGCGACTCCTGCAGCGTGGTGACCGAGTGCGCGATGGTGCTCATCGGCTGGTAGAGCTGCACGAGGTAGGCCATCACCACGAGCAGGCTGCCGAGGGTGATCACGCCGTCCTGGACGTGCGAGACGCCGATGTAGAGGGCGGCCGCCGTGCCGACGGCGACGGTGAGGGCCGTCAGCAGGCCGAACAGGCCCTCCGCCACCGCGAGCCGGATGCGGGCGGACGTGCTGGCGCGGGAGCGCTCGACGTAGCGCACGTGCTCGCGGTCCTCCTGCCCGAACGCCTTCACCACGCGCAGCCCGGAGAGCGCCTCCTGCACCACCGCCATGGCCGAGCTGTCGAGGGTGCGCTCGCGCGCCCACCCGGCGCGCAGGCGCCGGCGGAAGGCGATCGTCAGGGCGACCAGCACGGGCGCGACGGCGAGCGCGACCAGGGCGAGCTGCCAGTCGATGGACGCGGTGACGGCGATCATGCCCGCCACCATCAGCCCCGAGCTCACGAAGGGCGTGACCCCGTTGACGGCGATCCACTGGATGGCCGGCGCGTCGTACTGGATGCGGTAGAGCGAGTCCGTCACGCCGCGCCGGTCGTGGTACGTGAGCGACAGCCGCTGGACGTGCCCGAAGAGCGCGGTCCGGAACCCGAGGACCAGCCGTTCGCCGGTGGAGGTCTCGAGCACGTCCTTCGCGAAGGTCGTCAGCTGCGACGCGAGCGCGATCAGCACGACCAGCGCGGTCACCACCGCCAGCAGGCCGCCCTTCGAGTCGGTCATGCCGTCCGGCAGCACGCCGAGCCAGCCGGGCACCGGCTCGTCGCCGATCACGTTGTCGACGGCGATCTTCAGCGGCAGCGGGGCCAGCAGCGCGAGCGGGGCCGCGAGGAGCCCGAGCGCGAACAGGCCGCCGATGTGCGGCCAGTGGTCGCGCGCCTGCACCAGCAGCCGCCGGTAGACGCGCAGGTCGCCGCCGGGCGGCCCGGGGGCGCGCGGCTCAGCCATCCACCGGGCGGCGCACGAGCGGGTCGGGCACCACCTCGGGCTCGCCGGCCCGTTCGCGGGCGGCCGGGGCCTCCTCGGCGCCGCCGAGCGCGCGGACGGCCTCGCCGAGGGCGCCGCCGGACTCGCGCAGCATGAGCCCCGCGAGCCCGGCGGCCGCCAGCCCCAGGATCGCGGCCGCCACCGCCGCGCCGTCGGCGAGGGCCAGGCCTGCGAGGACGGCGACGAGCGCGAGCAGCGCCGCGGCCCAGACCGGCCACGAGGGGACGACGCGCGCGCGCACGAGCTGGGCGCCCCCGCCGTGGTCCTCGACCGCGAACCGCACGCGGGCCGACCCGAACAGGCCCCCGCGGACGCGCAGGTCCCAGCGATCGAAGGCCCCGCCGCGCTCGACGACGACCTCCCGGGCGGCCAGCGCGCGCTCGACGTCATGGATGCGCGTCGCGGGGTCGCGCCAGTCCTCGCACCACCGCCTGACCCCGCGCGGGCGCGGCACCAGGCGGCCCGACGTGCGGCCGCGGCTCCAGGGCGCGAGGCCGTAGTCGAAGCGGCCCGACATCCGCGCGAGCGGCTGGGCCGCCGTGAGCATCGCGGTGATGGCCCGGAGCCGGAGCCGCTCGCCGGGCGGTCGCGCCTCGAACCGCGTCCGCAGGCCGCGCGCGGCCGCGCCGGCCAGCGTGGCGACGAGCGCGGCGGCCGCGACGGGCAGCGCCAGCAGGAGGGGCGTCCACGCGATCCCCACCGTGCCGAGCACGGCGAGCAGCGCGATCGCCAGGTACCACTCGGGCATGAGCGGCGCCGCCGCCAGCGCGCCCGGCGCCCGCTGGTAGAGCGACTGGAAGGGCGCCGCGCCCCACACGCCGTGGTAGATCCGGCCGGCCCGCCGGCCGATCCGGCGCAGCACGGCGTTGCCGTACACGGATCCGCCCCAGCTCACGTGGCCGAGCACGTTGTACTTCTCCGGCCACTTGCGCTCGAGCAGCGCCTCCGCCCGCCCGTAGCCGCGCTGCTGGCGCCAGTAGGCCCGCACGGAGGGGCGCCGGTGGTGCCAGACGACGGCGGCGGGGCTGAAGCCGATGCGCCACCCCGCCGCCTGGATCCTCCAGCAGGCGTCGACGTCGTCGCCGGCCACGCGGAAGGTGGGGTCGAAGCCGCCGATCGCCGCCAGCGCCGACCGCCGGAAGGCCATGTTGCAGCCGGGGATGTGCTCGGCCTCGGTGTCCGAGACCAGGACGTGGATCGGCCCGCCGGGCGCGTGCCCCACCGCGTGCGACACCGGCGGATCCTCGTGGGGGGTGATGTTGGGGCCGCCGATGGCGGCGTAGGCCGAGGTGAGGAACGACCACGCGAGGTGGCGGAGCCAGTCTGGGTCGGGGTAGGCGTCGTCGTCGAGGTAGGCGACGATCTCGCCGGTCGCGGCCTGCCACCCGGTGTTGCGCGCCGCGCTGAGGCCGGCGTTGGCCTGCGAGACGAGCCGCACGCCGAACTCGCCGGCGATGGCGGCGGTGGCGTCCGTGGAGCCGTCGTCGACGACGATCACCTCGCGATGCGGGTAGTCCACGCGCTCGAGCGCCTCGAGGGTCTGGCGGATGGTCCGCGCGCCGTTGTAGGAGCACACCACCACGGAGACGGTCGGCCAGTCCACGTCGTGAGGGAACGGCACCGCGTCGAGCGCCCGGGACACGGCCGCCAGCGCCGGCTTCGGCGAGCGGTCGGCGCGCGTCAGGCCGAACGCCCAGTCGTCGACCGGCGCGCCCGCGCGGTGCCACTCGTCGGTCCAGGAGAAGACGACGGCGCCGGCGCACCCCGCGGCGAAGACCGTGCGCAGCTGCCAGTCGAGCACCTCGGCCTGGCGCCACTCGCCGTTGCGCATCGCGTCCAGGCCCAGCTCGCTCATCAGCAGCGGGCGGTCGCCGGCGATGTTCTGCAGTCGGGCGATGTAGGCCGTCAGCCGCTCGCGGGACTCGAGGTAGACGTTGAACGAGACCGCGTCGAGGAACGGCAGCTGCAGGTACTCGGTCGTCGGGTAGTTGACGTAGGTGACGATCCCCGCCGGGTCCTCCTCCTTGACGGCCCGGTAGAGGACCTCCAGGTGGCGCTCGATGCGCCGCCTGCCGAGCCAGCGCGCGAGCTGCGCGGGGATCTCGTTGCCCAGCGCGTAGCAGAGCAGCGCCGGGTGCCCGGCCACCGAGCGGACCCGCTCGCGCACCATGCGCTCGACGTCCGGCGCGCCGCGCGGGTCGGCCAGGTAGCCCACGTACTGCTCGGCCGAGAGGCCGACCATCACGCGCAGCCCGTGGCGGGCGGCGGCGTCGAGCAGCGTGACGGGCGGCGTCGTGTGGGGGATGCGCACCGTGTTGAAGCCGGCCGCCGCCATCGCCGCGAAGTCGCGCTCGATGGTGTGGTGCGCGCGGTACTCCGCGCCGTCCGCGTCGGGCGCGAAGGCGCCGTAGGAGACGCCCTTCACCAGCAGGGTGCGCCCGTCGGCGACGATGAACTTACCGCGCACCGCGGGGCGGGACGGCGGCGCGCCAGGCGCCGGCGGCGGCGCGCCGCCGCGGATGCCGCCCGGTGACGTGGTCGTCGCCATGCGCGCCGCTACCCGGGGATGATGTCCGGGTCGCCGGCCGCCGCGCGCGCGTCGAAGTCGGCGAGGATGGCGTGGACGCCGGCGACCAGGTCGTAGCGCGCGCGGCGCTCGAGCAGCGGCACCAGGTCGGCGTACGCGTCCCGCAGGTTGCCGACCCAGATCATCCGGTACTCGATCACCGTCTGGAGCAGGTCGCGGTCGATGTCGCGCTCCGCGAACGCGGCCGACTCGCGCAGCTTGCCGAGCGCGACGAGCATGAGCTTCGTGCGGATGCACTTCTCGCACGTCCCGCAGTTGCCGCTGCCGCGCACGTCGTGCACGCAGACGCGGATGTTGTCGAGGCCCACCGGCCAGCCGGCGACGAGCGCCGTGCGCTCCAGGCGCGGCATGTAGGTGCCGTGGTGGTGCACCTGCAGGCGGGCGCTCGAGTAGTAGGGGTCGAGCAGCGGGCTCGAGCCGGCCGGCACCGACGGGTGCTGCGCGTCGATGCTGGCGGCGATGTAGGCGTGCCGGTACGCGCCGCTCAGCACGTGCGCCGCCGACAGGAACATGGCGCCGAAGGCGCTCTTCGCGAAGAACCAGCCGTCGCCGTCCAGCGACCAGATGTTCGTCCGCATCAGCACCACGTCGGCGCCCACGTCGTCGCAGACGCGCCGCGCCGCGTCGATCTTCGCGGCGTCCGGGTTGGAGCGCTCGGCCCGCTCGTCGACGAAGTCGACCAGCAGGCAGGAGCGGATGGCGAGCGGGTGGTCCGGGTCGAACCACAGCCGGTTGGCGCGCAGCGTGGCCAGCGAGTCGATCCCGCACGACAGCAGCGAGAGCGCGCGATCGCCCGTGGGCGGCGGCGCCTCGTGGCCGGCCCACTCGACGGCCGGCGGCGGCCCGAGCTCCGGGTACCAGGAGGCGAGCGTCAGCAGCGGCGCCCGCAGCTGGTCCAGCAGCATGGGGCACAGCGGCCCCTCCACCCGCACCCGCCGCTCGCCGGCGTGCCAGGCGGGCAGGACGGCGCCGACCAGGAAGGCGTTGGGGTCGGCCGTGAGCGGCGCGGCGTGGTCGGGCCCCACCTCGTAGTAGAGCGTCTGCTCCGCGCGCGGCGCGTCCTCCCAGGCGATCCGCGCCTCCACGCGGCGCGCGCCGTCGGTCGCCCGCTCGGCGACGGGCCCGACGATCACTCGGCCACCGCCGGGGTGCCGAGGAGCTCGGGCGCGCGGGCGGCCGCCGGGCGCGCGGCGGCGTCGCCGAGGGCGTCGAGCTCGACCTCGAGGAGCGCGCGCACGTCGACGTCGTCCCACCGCGACTCGATGTCGGGCACGGCGGCCAGCCGGTCGAGCAGCGCCTCGTGTCGCTCGCGGATGCGCGCGATCTCGGTGTACGGGTGGCACTCGAACGCGACCATCGTGTAGAGCGGCACGAAGCGGTCCGGCGCCAGCGCGTGGAGCCGCTCCTCGATCGCCTTGCGGCGGACGAAGCCCGGGTCACGGGCCGCGCGCGCGAGCTCGTCGAAGTGCCGTTCGGCGAGCGCGATGGCGGCCTCGCCGTTGTCGAGCCGCTCGGCCTCGAAGGCCGCGAGCGCCGCCGCCCAGTCGTCGTCGGCGCGGTCGAGGCACGCCATCAGGGCCGTGCAGTCCTCGAAGCCCGCGTTGAGGCCCTGCCCGAGGAACGGCACGAGCGTGTGGGCGGCGTCGCCGATCAGGGCCAGCCATCCGTCGTGCACCCACGGCGCGCAGCCGGAGCTGAGCAGCGGCGCCGGGGTGCCGTTGAAGAAGTCGTGGGCGAGGTGCTCCACGTTGACCGCGAGGTCGCCGCAGCTGCGGGCGAAGAAGAGGTCGAGCGTGTCCCGGTCGCACAGGGCCGCGAACGAGACCTCGCCCTGCGAGGGCATGAAGACCGAGACCGTGAAGCTGCCGTCCACGTTCGGGAAGCCGACGATCATGCAGTCCCCCCGCGGCCACAGGTGCAGCGCGCAGGTCGCGTACGCCGGCGCGCCGGATCGCGAGGGCGGGACCCGCATCTCGCGGTACGAGATCGGCGACAGCCGCTGGTAGAAGCGGAAGGCGGGGTCCTTCAGCAGGCTCCGCCGCACGGCCGAGAACGCGCCGTCGGCAGCGAGCACCCGCGCGGGGCGCGCCTCGACCGGCGACCCGGCCGGCGTGCGCAGCGCGATCGTCCGCCGCGCCACGTCGACCGCCACGCAGCGGTGCCCGAAGCGCACGGCGACCCGGGGCTCCCGCTCGGCGAGGTCGAGCAGCCGCATCGTGAGCTCGGCGCGCGAGGCCGAGAAGATCGCGTCCCGGCGCGGGGTGTAGCGCTGGAAGCGCGTGCCGCCGCCCTCGTCGTGGATCATCCGGCCCTCGAGGGGCAGCGCGATCTCCCGCACGGCGTCGTCGACCGCGGCGGCCCGCAGGCCGCGCCACCCGCGCTCGGCGAGCGTCAGGTTGATCGATCGCCCGCCCGGCAGCGGGTTGACGCGGGGGTCCGGCCGTGCCTCGAGGACCTCCACGCCGTAGCCGCGGCGCGCGAGGAGGATCGCGAGCAGCGTCCCCACCGGTCCCGCCCCCACGATGGTGACGTCGAACGTCCGGTCGGCGTTCCGGCGCGCCATGCCGCCCCCTTGGCACCGTGCGATGGAGTGATGGCGGCGGCGCGAGCGGTCGCGTCGTCGCGTGCAACCCCTAACGCGGGCGGCGGCCCAAGGTCGACGCTATCTCCCCGGGCGCGGGTCCGGCGCCCGGGCGCCCCTCGGACGCGGCGGGCCCGGCGCCCTCCGGGCCGCCCGCCGGCCGCGGCGCCGCCGGCGCCGCGTCGGCGCGCCCGCCCTCCCCGCCGGCCCGCTCCGGCCCGCCGCCCGCGGGGCCCCGGGTCGCCGGCGCGGGCGGGCCCGCGGGCCCGCCGGCCTGCGCGGGCCGGGACGGCGGCGGGAGGGTGCCGGCGACGGGGGTCGCGGGGTGCCGGACGGCGGGCTCGGGCCGGGCCGCCTGGGGCGCGGGCCGGGCGGCGCCCGCCGGTGTCGCCGGCGGCCCGTGGGAGCCCGCGGCGGCCCCGGCCGCCGCCGCGGCGCGGGGCGGGACGCCGGGCGGAGGCCCGCCGGGCGGGTCGGCGCGGGGCGGGTCCGCGCGCCCCGGCCGGTCCCCCGCCGGTCCGCGCGCCGGGGCGCCGGCCACCTCGGGCCCGGCCGCCGCCGCCGCCCACGGCGGGGGCGCGGCAGGCTCGGCGGGCGGGGCGGCGACGGCGTCCGGTGGCGGCTGGGGCGCCGGCGCCGGGACGGGCCCCGCGGGAGGCGCGGAGGCGGCGCGGGGCCGGGCGGCCACGGGCGCCGCGCCCGCGGCCGGCGCGCCGGCGGCGGGCGGCGCGGCCGGATCCCCGGACCCGGCCGGCGTGTCCGCCCGGACGGCGGGCTCGGCGACGCCGGCGGGCGCGGCGACCCGCGGCAGGTCGCCCGCCGCGGCCGGCGCCGCGGCGGGCGTGGCCGCCGGCGGCGCCGAGGCGGGCGGG harbors:
- a CDS encoding ABC transporter ATP-binding protein, whose product is MAEPRAPGPPGGDLRVYRRLLVQARDHWPHIGGLFALGLLAAPLALLAPLPLKIAVDNVIGDEPVPGWLGVLPDGMTDSKGGLLAVVTALVVLIALASQLTTFAKDVLETSTGERLVLGFRTALFGHVQRLSLTYHDRRGVTDSLYRIQYDAPAIQWIAVNGVTPFVSSGLMVAGMIAVTASIDWQLALVALAVAPVLVALTIAFRRRLRAGWARERTLDSSAMAVVQEALSGLRVVKAFGQEDREHVRYVERSRASTSARIRLAVAEGLFGLLTALTVAVGTAAALYIGVSHVQDGVITLGSLLVVMAYLVQLYQPMSTIAHSVTTLQESLASAERALFVLDQEPDVADPRYPRPARRAEGAITFEGVTFGYDPARPVLHDISFAIPPGTRLGIAGRTGSGKTTLVGLMMRFHDPGAGRVLLDGRDIRDLRVADLRSQFAVVLQEPVLFSTTIAENIAYGRPGARLDEIAAAARAAGVHDVVEALPDGYDTLVGERGMTLSGGERQRISLARAFLTDAPILILDEPTSAVDVATEAMMIDAMERLMEGRTVVMIAHRLSTLARCDAYLQLAEGRVVSTDAPAGVRGSRAAARSRR
- a CDS encoding polysaccharide pyruvyl transferase family protein, producing MRTLVAGWFSFAGMGATAGDLLARDVVCGWLREAGVPHDVALDPPFAGGVDWRAVDPGAYDRVVFVCGPCGDGWPLTEFLPRFAGRRMVGLDVSMLDPLERWNPFDLLLERDSSRTARPDLSLLSEAPPAPVAGRVLVHRQDEYGDRAAHAEADALVDALLADAGLAVVPIDTRLDRNATGLSTPAQVEALIARVDVVVTTRLHGLVLALKHGVPAVAVDPVRGGAKVLRQAQALGWPHALPVDAATPAALREALGWCLRPEAARAAAATAARARRALAPVRAAVADELAGGGG
- a CDS encoding glycosyltransferase → MATTTSPGGIRGGAPPPAPGAPPSRPAVRGKFIVADGRTLLVKGVSYGAFAPDADGAEYRAHHTIERDFAAMAAAGFNTVRIPHTTPPVTLLDAAARHGLRVMVGLSAEQYVGYLADPRGAPDVERMVRERVRSVAGHPALLCYALGNEIPAQLARWLGRRRIERHLEVLYRAVKEEDPAGIVTYVNYPTTEYLQLPFLDAVSFNVYLESRERLTAYIARLQNIAGDRPLLMSELGLDAMRNGEWRQAEVLDWQLRTVFAAGCAGAVVFSWTDEWHRAGAPVDDWAFGLTRADRSPKPALAAVSRALDAVPFPHDVDWPTVSVVVCSYNGARTIRQTLEALERVDYPHREVIVVDDGSTDATAAIAGEFGVRLVSQANAGLSAARNTGWQAATGEIVAYLDDDAYPDPDWLRHLAWSFLTSAYAAIGGPNITPHEDPPVSHAVGHAPGGPIHVLVSDTEAEHIPGCNMAFRRSALAAIGGFDPTFRVAGDDVDACWRIQAAGWRIGFSPAAVVWHHRRPSVRAYWRQQRGYGRAEALLERKWPEKYNVLGHVSWGGSVYGNAVLRRIGRRAGRIYHGVWGAAPFQSLYQRAPGALAAAPLMPEWYLAIALLAVLGTVGIAWTPLLLALPVAAAALVATLAGAAARGLRTRFEARPPGERLRLRAITAMLTAAQPLARMSGRFDYGLAPWSRGRTSGRLVPRPRGVRRWCEDWRDPATRIHDVERALAAREVVVERGGAFDRWDLRVRGGLFGSARVRFAVEDHGGGAQLVRARVVPSWPVWAAALLALVAVLAGLALADGAAVAAAILGLAAAGLAGLMLRESGGALGEAVRALGGAEEAPAARERAGEPEVVPDPLVRRPVDG
- a CDS encoding FAD-dependent oxidoreductase, giving the protein MARRNADRTFDVTIVGAGPVGTLLAILLARRGYGVEVLEARPDPRVNPLPGGRSINLTLAERGWRGLRAAAVDDAVREIALPLEGRMIHDEGGGTRFQRYTPRRDAIFSASRAELTMRLLDLAEREPRVAVRFGHRCVAVDVARRTIALRTPAGSPVEARPARVLAADGAFSAVRRSLLKDPAFRFYQRLSPISYREMRVPPSRSGAPAYATCALHLWPRGDCMIVGFPNVDGSFTVSVFMPSQGEVSFAALCDRDTLDLFFARSCGDLAVNVEHLAHDFFNGTPAPLLSSGCAPWVHDGWLALIGDAAHTLVPFLGQGLNAGFEDCTALMACLDRADDDWAAALAAFEAERLDNGEAAIALAERHFDELARAARDPGFVRRKAIEERLHALAPDRFVPLYTMVAFECHPYTEIARIRERHEALLDRLAAVPDIESRWDDVDVRALLEVELDALGDAAARPAAARAPELLGTPAVAE